The following proteins are encoded in a genomic region of Leptospirales bacterium:
- a CDS encoding Spy/CpxP family protein refolding chaperone translates to MLKQRIWKFSRLAAAAFAAIGLMALGACRPNLGRDHSDRILHHLDHRVHSLDLSPEQEQKYQTLRAKIGDELHKNYQARVAALMQAKTEFNKEEPDVRALAQFVRQQLQSRQNFILQTPDYFVEFYSILNAEQRRTVRDWVRDHLEDFEPEQ, encoded by the coding sequence ATGTTGAAACAACGTATCTGGAAATTCTCAAGGCTGGCCGCTGCGGCCTTTGCCGCCATCGGTTTGATGGCGCTGGGCGCCTGCCGTCCCAATCTGGGCCGCGACCACAGCGACCGCATTCTGCACCATCTCGATCACAGGGTTCATTCCCTGGACCTGAGCCCCGAGCAGGAGCAGAAATATCAGACCTTGCGCGCCAAAATTGGCGACGAGTTGCACAAGAACTACCAGGCGCGGGTAGCGGCGCTCATGCAGGCAAAGACTGAGTTCAACAAAGAAGAGCCGGACGTCCGCGCCCTCGCTCAGTTCGTACGCCAGCAGCTGCAAAGCCGGCAAAATTTTATTCTGCAGACGCCGGATTACTTTGTGGAGTTCTACAGTATTCTGAATGCCGAGCAGCGCCGCACGGTCCGCGATTGGGTTCGCGATCACCTGGAAGATTTCGAACCGGAGCAGTAA
- a CDS encoding OmpA family protein: MLALWALALLGLLHHAAGQAQSDNRVFRLRVDPPAISPDSDGIQDIALIRLENVPEDLREPADWYCRIVDSNGRIVRSFVADRRLRRPERGPTNLWLPGRDTIEAVRLFEQILWDGRNTEGAIVADGVYRVETGVQPGPGDIHVNATAAELLVSRSRPTIEVRPVASWFVHSPGAPPPGRSDTERLELRQTIRSPRESLAFGRLLSLTRGALQERRWDSSAPAAIYVYWDEVNIPETQRYGDYSYELIVRDRAGNQARALTQNFGYRDQRYALDLRADRYLFSPNGDGVRDSFRADLWPVDDRGQERARTLLRQMHGWRVEVRSFPANDVVFSEEGAGTPPETVHWDGRNKGGQIVSEGLYQIQLRGPVAGQQWSTPARMLAVDLSPPRASFSLSPSVLRPERPDQPGWVELSMSPTDNIALDSWQIQIRLKPVGAERDPLQQPFRSYQGWAAPEPIVWNGASDSGIPSESLERFVVEATLSDSAGNTATVRGPEIESDIIFRPLKEGAPELAARIPAFGLFDQDNELTARGRSALDRLIARIDRYPRYRLSLESHTALPGREESNLRLSETRSRAMFEYLRRHGVEREQIEFRGFGESEAMMPGRDPFSNYQNDRIEARLLLRPQLNPSFE, from the coding sequence ATGCTTGCTCTGTGGGCCCTGGCCCTGCTGGGGCTGCTGCACCACGCCGCCGGACAGGCCCAAAGCGACAATCGGGTCTTTCGCCTGCGAGTCGATCCGCCTGCAATTTCGCCTGACTCTGATGGCATCCAGGACATCGCCTTGATCCGCCTGGAGAACGTTCCGGAAGACTTGCGCGAACCCGCCGACTGGTACTGTCGCATCGTTGATAGCAACGGTCGTATTGTACGTAGCTTTGTCGCCGACCGCCGCTTGCGCAGACCGGAACGCGGACCAACCAACCTCTGGCTGCCCGGACGCGATACCATCGAAGCGGTGCGGCTCTTCGAGCAAATTCTGTGGGATGGTCGCAATACAGAGGGCGCCATTGTCGCCGATGGCGTCTACCGCGTGGAAACCGGCGTGCAGCCTGGTCCTGGCGACATCCATGTGAATGCGACGGCCGCCGAATTGCTGGTCAGTCGCTCGCGTCCGACCATCGAAGTACGCCCTGTCGCCAGCTGGTTTGTTCATTCGCCTGGCGCTCCGCCGCCCGGCCGCTCCGACACTGAACGCCTCGAACTACGACAGACAATTCGTTCGCCGCGCGAAAGCCTGGCCTTTGGAAGATTGCTCAGCCTGACGCGCGGCGCACTGCAGGAGCGTCGCTGGGATAGTTCGGCGCCCGCCGCCATCTACGTTTACTGGGATGAAGTCAACATTCCCGAGACGCAGCGTTACGGCGACTACAGCTATGAATTGATTGTACGCGATCGTGCCGGCAATCAGGCGCGCGCTCTGACCCAGAATTTTGGCTACCGCGATCAACGTTATGCGCTGGATTTGCGCGCCGATCGTTATTTGTTTTCGCCCAATGGCGATGGCGTGCGCGATTCCTTCCGCGCTGATCTGTGGCCCGTGGATGATCGCGGCCAGGAGCGAGCGCGCACGCTGCTGCGTCAGATGCACGGCTGGCGCGTTGAGGTTCGTTCCTTTCCTGCAAACGATGTAGTCTTCAGCGAAGAAGGCGCTGGAACGCCGCCGGAAACCGTACACTGGGATGGCCGCAACAAGGGCGGACAGATTGTAAGCGAAGGGCTGTATCAGATTCAACTGCGCGGCCCCGTAGCCGGTCAACAGTGGAGCACTCCCGCTCGTATGCTGGCCGTGGATCTGAGTCCGCCGCGCGCCAGCTTCAGTCTTTCCCCTTCCGTCCTGAGACCGGAGCGGCCCGATCAGCCCGGTTGGGTTGAATTGAGTATGTCGCCAACGGACAATATTGCCCTTGATTCCTGGCAGATTCAAATTCGACTGAAACCGGTGGGAGCGGAGCGAGACCCGCTGCAGCAACCCTTTCGCAGCTACCAGGGCTGGGCCGCGCCGGAGCCAATCGTCTGGAATGGCGCGTCGGACAGCGGCATTCCTTCGGAGAGCCTTGAGCGCTTCGTTGTCGAGGCGACGCTCTCCGACTCAGCGGGAAATACCGCAACGGTGCGCGGACCGGAAATTGAAAGCGATATAATCTTTCGTCCCCTGAAGGAGGGTGCGCCGGAACTTGCCGCGAGAATTCCGGCATTTGGACTCTTTGATCAGGATAACGAGCTCACCGCTCGCGGTCGCAGCGCGCTGGATCGACTGATTGCACGCATCGATCGCTACCCGCGTTACCGGCTCTCTCTGGAGAGTCATACCGCCCTGCCCGGCCGCGAGGAGTCCAATCTGCGACTCAGCGAAACGCGGTCGCGGGCGATGTTCGAGTATTTGCGCAGACATGGCGTCGAGCGCGAGCAGATCGAATTTCGCGGATTTGGAGAAAGCGAGGCGATGATGCCGGGGCGCGATCCGTTTTCAAACTACCAGAACGATCGCATCGAAGCGCGTCTGTTGCTGAGGCCGCAGCTCAATCCGTCTTTCGAATGA
- a CDS encoding M15 family metallopeptidase has protein sequence MLRGRWLPFLLLLLNFPQLLCAEPAAASELYGPTAAREYLLGRFEPARHPLFVELGAFGLPTRGRTIYLRREAAEALKRLYTDMHRQLPRAEFWVVSGVRSFDNQRTIWENKWSGRVGGYSRIADPQARARGILTYSSMPGTSRHHWGSDLDINVLQNDYYRSGAGRELFAWLDQHAADYGFCQPYTAGRNAGYNEERWHWSFLPLSRRFLAEWNRLIKAEFPAGGRFSGADRAAGLADTYVNTINPDCR, from the coding sequence ATGTTGCGAGGACGATGGTTGCCTTTTCTGTTGCTGCTGCTCAACTTTCCGCAGTTGCTTTGCGCCGAGCCGGCAGCCGCCAGCGAACTCTACGGCCCCACGGCCGCGCGCGAGTATCTGCTGGGCCGCTTTGAACCAGCGCGCCATCCACTGTTTGTTGAACTTGGCGCCTTTGGCCTGCCGACACGCGGTCGCACTATCTATCTGCGTCGCGAGGCGGCCGAGGCCTTGAAGCGCCTCTATACCGACATGCATCGCCAGCTGCCGCGCGCCGAATTCTGGGTGGTCAGCGGCGTGCGCAGCTTTGACAACCAGCGTACAATCTGGGAAAACAAGTGGAGCGGTCGCGTGGGAGGCTACTCGCGCATTGCCGATCCGCAGGCGCGGGCGCGGGGCATTCTGACTTACTCCAGTATGCCGGGCACCTCCCGCCATCACTGGGGATCGGACCTCGATATCAACGTACTGCAGAACGACTACTATCGATCCGGCGCGGGACGCGAACTCTTTGCCTGGCTGGATCAGCATGCTGCGGACTATGGCTTCTGCCAGCCCTATACCGCCGGGCGCAACGCCGGCTATAACGAGGAGCGCTGGCACTGGTCCTTTTTGCCGCTGTCGCGGCGCTTCCTGGCAGAATGGAATCGACTGATCAAAGCGGAGTTCCCCGCCGGCGGCCGCTTTTCCGGCGCCGATCGGGCGGCCGGACTGGCCGATACTTATGTAAACACTATCAATCCAGACTGTCGCTAG
- a CDS encoding response regulator transcription factor, giving the protein MTQVATGKQSSHRVLIIDDDQRLQSLLREYLGGRGYEVESHLSGDGAAERVLALEPDLVVLDIMMPGRDGLEALRDIRARSRTPVVMLTARGDEADRIVGLELGADDYLPKPFNPRELDARLRAILRREEWQKSQQQTENRATGVGIEVGGLRLHRIKRVLSCGESQIELSTAEARLLETLMERPDKALSRDEIMNATRGRDFMGFERSIDVQISKLRQRLESIGAGRDRIRTVWGQGYLFQSEGP; this is encoded by the coding sequence ATGACGCAAGTTGCAACAGGGAAACAGAGCTCGCATCGCGTACTGATCATTGATGATGACCAACGCCTGCAGTCATTGCTGCGCGAGTATCTTGGCGGACGCGGATATGAAGTAGAAAGCCACCTGAGCGGCGATGGCGCAGCCGAGCGCGTGCTGGCCCTCGAACCGGATCTGGTGGTGCTGGACATCATGATGCCGGGGCGCGATGGATTGGAGGCGTTGCGCGATATTCGCGCGCGCTCGCGCACGCCGGTGGTGATGTTGACGGCGCGCGGCGACGAAGCGGATCGTATCGTCGGACTGGAACTGGGCGCGGACGACTATCTGCCCAAGCCCTTCAACCCGCGCGAACTGGATGCCCGGCTGCGCGCCATCCTGCGTCGCGAGGAATGGCAGAAAAGCCAGCAGCAAACGGAAAATCGCGCAACAGGCGTGGGCATCGAGGTCGGCGGTCTGCGCCTGCATCGCATCAAGCGAGTGCTGAGTTGCGGCGAAAGTCAGATTGAGCTTTCTACAGCGGAAGCGCGTCTGCTGGAAACGCTGATGGAACGGCCCGACAAGGCATTGAGCCGCGATGAAATCATGAACGCCACGCGCGGCCGCGATTTCATGGGTTTCGAGCGCAGCATTGATGTCCAGATTTCCAAATTGCGCCAGCGCCTGGAATCGATTGGCGCCGGACGCGATCGCATCCGTACCGTCTGGGGACAGGGCTACCTGTTTCAGTCGGAAGGTCCGTAG
- a CDS encoding HAMP domain-containing protein, protein MRLYLKLYLAFAASVALAALVIGGIAFLFSEYRLERRFRGFLEDRSRSVAALVEYVLQNEMRSGGDERTAALRLAGWTGGQAWIFDGQGRLLGASSDAPPPPFAEENRVAGPSRFGHDQETWMVETTLHDGRRALVRAPLAHPYTEGGGLLFVAAMLLVFLILLFPLSCLLGRPLARLREAATRLAAGDLQHRVQIQRRDGLGDLARSFNDMADRIERLLSSARELNAHVSHELRSPLARMRVAIELLRDDAERNPTALAHETIEARVAPVLSEIERLDDLVGRILILSQSGGTAPAVESINLAAALRDALSRSSEFESAERLQLEIQAPHSAVVRGDRRWIEAAIQNLCQNALRYAPDGDRLNFSLRAVEDGWLLETENAAILAESELSELARPFRRGESAARRTEGAGLGLAIVDNVARVHHGWLRLQWAQGRLRVALWLPQEPNLQSAAQAV, encoded by the coding sequence GTGCGTCTCTACCTCAAACTGTACCTGGCCTTTGCCGCCAGCGTAGCCCTGGCGGCGCTGGTGATTGGCGGCATTGCTTTTCTGTTCAGCGAGTACCGCCTGGAGCGTCGCTTTCGCGGATTTCTGGAGGATCGCTCGCGCTCGGTGGCGGCGCTGGTAGAATACGTTCTGCAAAATGAAATGCGCAGCGGCGGCGACGAGCGTACTGCCGCACTGCGACTGGCTGGCTGGACCGGCGGTCAGGCCTGGATTTTTGACGGCCAGGGTCGTTTGCTGGGAGCATCCAGCGACGCGCCGCCGCCGCCTTTTGCCGAAGAAAATCGCGTCGCCGGCCCTTCGCGCTTTGGCCACGATCAAGAAACGTGGATGGTCGAAACGACCCTGCACGATGGTCGCCGAGCGCTGGTGCGCGCGCCGCTGGCGCATCCCTACACGGAAGGCGGCGGTCTGCTGTTTGTGGCAGCGATGCTGCTGGTCTTTCTGATCCTGCTTTTTCCGCTTTCCTGTTTGCTTGGTCGTCCGCTGGCGCGTTTGCGCGAAGCGGCCACGCGCCTTGCGGCCGGCGACCTGCAGCATCGCGTACAAATTCAGCGGCGCGACGGCCTGGGCGATCTGGCCCGTTCCTTCAATGACATGGCAGACCGTATCGAGCGACTGCTATCCTCGGCGCGAGAATTGAATGCCCACGTGTCCCATGAGTTGCGCTCGCCTCTGGCGCGGATGCGCGTGGCCATCGAACTCTTGCGCGACGACGCCGAGCGCAATCCGACCGCTCTGGCCCATGAAACGATCGAAGCGCGCGTGGCGCCGGTACTCTCTGAAATCGAACGACTGGACGATCTGGTCGGTCGCATTTTGATTCTCTCACAAAGCGGCGGAACAGCGCCGGCGGTGGAGTCGATCAATCTGGCGGCAGCGCTGCGCGACGCCCTGTCGCGCAGCAGCGAGTTCGAATCAGCCGAAAGATTGCAGCTGGAAATCCAGGCGCCACATTCGGCGGTGGTGCGCGGCGATCGTCGCTGGATTGAGGCTGCAATTCAGAATCTCTGTCAGAATGCGCTGCGCTATGCGCCGGACGGCGATCGACTGAACTTTTCACTGCGCGCTGTGGAGGATGGTTGGCTGCTGGAAACGGAGAACGCTGCAATCCTTGCGGAATCCGAACTTTCCGAACTGGCGCGACCCTTTCGGCGCGGAGAATCGGCGGCGCGACGCACCGAGGGCGCCGGTCTGGGTCTGGCCATCGTCGACAATGTGGCGCGCGTCCACCATGGCTGGTTGCGTCTGCAATGGGCCCAGGGACGTTTGCGCGTAGCGCTCTGGCTGCCACAAGAGCCCAATCTTCAGTCCGCTGCCCAGGCCGTTTAG